A DNA window from Rhizobium sp. NXC14 contains the following coding sequences:
- a CDS encoding peptidoglycan -binding protein codes for MALARNRRRERTVDYWPGFVDALSTLLISIMFLLTVFVVGQFILSREITGRDEVLNRLNSQINELTQLLALEKGSNQDLQDSVANLQASLATAEGERSRLQALLNAGSGGQDAAQKRIGAMTQELDEQKQVSERALSQVELLNQQIAALRSQIAAVEAALQASEEKDRVSQTKIADLGSRLNVALAARVQELNRYRSDFFGRLREILSDRENIRIVGDRFVFQSEVLFPSGSADLNPEGQGEMAKLAAALLDLAKEIPPEINWVLRVDGHTDNVPLAGTGRYRDNWELSSARAISVVKFLIGQGVPADRLVAAGFGEFQPIAPGDAPDARSTNRRIELKLTEK; via the coding sequence ATGGCACTTGCCCGCAACCGCCGCCGCGAACGCACGGTGGATTACTGGCCGGGCTTCGTCGATGCGTTGTCGACGCTGCTCATTTCGATCATGTTCCTGCTGACCGTCTTCGTCGTCGGGCAGTTCATCCTAAGCCGCGAAATCACCGGGCGCGACGAGGTGCTCAATCGGCTCAATAGCCAAATCAACGAGCTGACGCAGCTTCTGGCGCTCGAAAAGGGTAGCAATCAGGATCTCCAGGATTCTGTCGCCAACCTGCAGGCTTCGCTCGCGACTGCCGAAGGGGAACGCTCACGGCTTCAGGCGCTGCTGAACGCCGGCTCGGGCGGCCAGGATGCGGCTCAGAAGCGGATCGGCGCCATGACGCAGGAGCTCGACGAGCAGAAGCAGGTGAGCGAACGGGCGCTGAGCCAGGTCGAACTCTTGAACCAGCAGATCGCCGCACTCCGCAGCCAGATCGCCGCGGTCGAAGCGGCGCTGCAGGCATCCGAGGAGAAGGACCGGGTCTCGCAGACCAAGATCGCCGATCTCGGCAGTCGCCTCAACGTGGCGCTGGCGGCGCGCGTGCAGGAACTGAATCGCTACCGCTCCGACTTCTTCGGTCGCCTGCGTGAAATCCTTTCGGATCGCGAGAACATTCGTATCGTCGGCGATCGGTTTGTCTTCCAGTCCGAAGTGCTGTTTCCCTCGGGCAGCGCCGATCTCAACCCTGAAGGGCAGGGGGAGATGGCGAAGCTTGCCGCGGCGTTGCTCGACCTCGCCAAAGAAATTCCGCCGGAGATCAACTGGGTTTTGCGCGTTGACGGCCATACCGACAATGTGCCGCTTGCGGGAACGGGCCGCTATCGCGACAATTGGGAGCTTTCCTCGGCACGCGCGATTTCGGTCGTCAAATTCCTGATCGGCCAGGGTGTGCCGGCGGACCGGCTCGTTGCCGCGGGCTTCGGCGAATTTCAGCCGATCGCACCCGGCGATGCCCCGGACGCCCGTTCCACGAACCGCCGCATCGAGCTGAAGCTCACCGAGAAATGA
- a CDS encoding MotA/TolQ/ExbB proton channel family protein, which produces MENVNVAEIGSTEKTAGGYTYRLSSPMPFLWTMLLFLVIVGFIAAILFRQTQTAFMHNPGLNGLILGVLAVGIVLVFNHVLALRPEVRWFNSFRAAGSADKVNRNPRLLAPMRALIGSRKSSLALSTTALRSILDSIATRLDESRDVSRYLIGLLVFLGLLGTFWGLIGTIGSISAVIQSLDPGSNGTGDVLSALKEGLSMPLSGMGQAFSSSLLGLSGSLILGFLDLQAGRAQNRFYTELENWLSSVTDVGSDLAPALDAVAGSSSDDMRALSEYLRKVSEEGGVGNQRSVAAMASLAEGIQGLVKNMRNEQQMLRDWIEAQQDEAKAMRRTLDRLAERIGLQERGGERSERLRERTSHAEKSEGK; this is translated from the coding sequence ATGGAAAATGTGAATGTGGCGGAGATCGGCTCCACCGAAAAGACGGCCGGCGGTTATACCTACAGGCTCTCGAGCCCCATGCCCTTCCTTTGGACGATGCTGCTTTTCCTCGTCATTGTCGGGTTCATTGCCGCGATCCTCTTTCGGCAGACGCAAACCGCCTTCATGCACAATCCGGGCCTCAACGGCCTGATCCTCGGCGTTCTCGCAGTCGGAATCGTCCTTGTTTTCAATCACGTGCTGGCGCTTCGCCCCGAAGTGCGCTGGTTCAACTCCTTCCGCGCTGCCGGCAGCGCGGATAAGGTCAACCGTAACCCGCGGCTGCTTGCGCCGATGCGGGCGCTGATCGGCAGCCGCAAGAGCTCGCTGGCGCTGTCGACGACGGCGCTGCGTTCGATTTTGGATTCGATCGCCACCCGCCTCGACGAATCGCGTGACGTTTCGCGCTACCTGATCGGCCTCCTGGTATTCCTCGGCCTGCTCGGCACGTTCTGGGGTCTCATCGGCACAATCGGCTCGATCAGCGCCGTCATCCAGTCGCTCGATCCCGGCTCGAACGGCACGGGAGACGTGCTCTCGGCGCTGAAGGAGGGACTTTCCATGCCGCTTTCCGGCATGGGGCAGGCCTTCTCGTCGTCGCTGCTCGGCCTCTCCGGTTCGCTCATTCTCGGCTTCCTCGACCTGCAGGCCGGGCGCGCGCAGAATCGCTTCTATACGGAGTTGGAAAACTGGCTCTCCTCGGTCACCGATGTCGGCTCCGATCTTGCGCCGGCGCTCGACGCCGTTGCCGGGTCTTCCTCGGACGACATGCGCGCACTTTCCGAGTATCTGCGCAAGGTCTCCGAAGAAGGCGGTGTCGGCAACCAGCGCTCTGTCGCTGCCATGGCAAGCCTTGCCGAAGGCATTCAGGGTCTGGTCAAGAATATGCGCAACGAGCAGCAGATGCTGCGTGACTGGATCGAGGCGCAGCAGGACGAGGCGAAAGCCATGCGCCGGACGCTCGACCGGCTGGCCGAGCGCATCGGCCTGCAGGAGCGGGGCGGCGAGCGGTCCGAGCGGCTGCGCGAGCGCACGAGCCATGCAGAAAAGAGCGAGGGCAAGTAA
- a CDS encoding inositol monophosphatase family protein has translation MARSALLNVMVQAALKAGKSLGRDFGEVQNLQVSVKGPGDFVSAADRKAEKIVREELMKARPTYGFLGEESEEIKGTDGAHRWIVDPLDGTTNFLHGIPAFAVSIALERNGEIVAAVVFNPATDELYTAERGGGAFLNDRRLRVAARRVLSDCVIGCGVPALGKRNHGKFLVELRHVMGEVAGIRRLGAPTLDLAHVAAGRFDGFWEAELAPWDMAAGILLIREAGGFATDWDGGTAILEGGAIVAGNEHVHKALIEVIKRPIPAK, from the coding sequence ATGGCCCGTTCAGCTCTTCTCAATGTCATGGTTCAGGCTGCTCTCAAGGCAGGAAAATCGCTGGGGCGTGATTTCGGCGAAGTGCAGAACCTGCAGGTTTCGGTGAAGGGACCGGGCGATTTCGTTTCCGCCGCCGACCGCAAGGCCGAGAAGATCGTCAGGGAAGAGCTGATGAAGGCGCGTCCGACCTATGGCTTCCTCGGCGAGGAAAGCGAAGAGATCAAGGGCACCGACGGCGCGCATCGCTGGATCGTCGACCCGCTCGACGGCACGACGAACTTCCTGCATGGCATCCCGGCCTTCGCTGTCTCGATTGCGCTCGAGCGCAATGGCGAGATCGTTGCCGCCGTCGTCTTCAATCCGGCGACCGACGAACTTTATACTGCCGAGCGCGGCGGCGGCGCTTTCCTCAACGACCGGCGCCTGCGCGTCGCTGCGCGCCGCGTGCTGTCGGATTGCGTCATCGGTTGCGGTGTGCCCGCGCTCGGCAAGCGCAATCACGGCAAGTTCCTGGTCGAACTGCGCCACGTGATGGGCGAAGTGGCCGGCATCCGCCGCCTGGGCGCACCGACCCTCGATCTCGCCCATGTCGCCGCCGGACGTTTCGACGGCTTCTGGGAGGCGGAGCTTGCGCCCTGGGACATGGCAGCCGGTATCCTGCTCATCCGCGAAGCCGGCGGCTTCGCCACCGACTGGGATGGCGGAACGGCCATTCTGGAGGGCGGCGCGATCGTCGCCGGCAACGAACATGTCCATAAGGCGCTGATCGAGGTCATCAAGCGGCCGATTCCCGCCAAGTGA
- a CDS encoding chemotaxis response regulator protein-glutamate methylesterase produces the protein MRKKIRVLIIDDSASVRQTLAHVLEQDPDIEIMAVASDPFVAARRLQEEIPDVITLDVEMPRMDGITFLRKLMSQRPIPVVMCSSLTEAGSETLIQALEAGAVDVILKSKIGAADGLADDAMRIREVVKSASHARLSIARRAAGTIRSASAEGPARKLTADAMLPPPTGRAMAKTTEMVVCVGASTGGTEALREFLEELPANAPGMVIVQHMPEKFTAAFAKRLNGLCEIEVKEAVDGDPVLRGHVLIAPGDKHTLLERQGARYYVSVKTGPLVSRHRPSVDVLFRSAARSAGSNAMGIIMTGMGDDGARGMLEMHEAGAYTVAQDEASSVVFGMPKEAIAKGGVDRILPLDQIAREVLITQQKF, from the coding sequence ATGCGCAAGAAAATCCGGGTTCTCATCATCGACGATTCCGCCAGCGTCCGGCAGACGCTGGCTCATGTGCTGGAGCAGGATCCTGATATCGAGATCATGGCAGTGGCGTCCGATCCTTTCGTGGCGGCGCGGAGGCTGCAGGAGGAGATTCCCGACGTCATCACGCTCGACGTGGAGATGCCGCGCATGGACGGCATCACCTTCCTGCGCAAACTGATGTCGCAGCGGCCGATCCCGGTCGTGATGTGTTCGTCGCTGACGGAAGCGGGCTCGGAAACGCTGATCCAGGCGCTGGAGGCGGGCGCCGTCGACGTCATTCTGAAATCGAAGATCGGCGCCGCCGACGGTCTTGCTGATGATGCGATGCGCATTCGCGAAGTCGTCAAGAGCGCCTCGCACGCGCGACTTTCCATCGCGCGCCGTGCCGCCGGAACCATTCGTTCCGCTTCCGCCGAGGGACCGGCCAGGAAGCTGACGGCCGATGCCATGCTGCCGCCGCCAACGGGCCGCGCCATGGCGAAGACGACGGAGATGGTCGTCTGCGTCGGCGCCTCCACCGGCGGAACCGAAGCGTTGCGCGAATTCCTGGAGGAGCTGCCGGCCAATGCGCCCGGCATGGTGATCGTCCAGCATATGCCGGAGAAATTCACAGCCGCCTTCGCCAAGCGCCTGAACGGGCTCTGCGAGATCGAGGTCAAGGAGGCCGTCGATGGCGATCCGGTGCTGCGCGGCCATGTGCTGATCGCGCCCGGTGACAAGCACACGCTGCTCGAACGCCAGGGTGCGCGCTATTATGTGAGCGTGAAGACCGGGCCGCTGGTCTCCCGCCACCGGCCTTCCGTCGACGTGCTCTTCCGTTCGGCGGCGCGCTCGGCTGGCTCGAACGCCATGGGGATCATCATGACGGGTATGGGCGACGACGGTGCGCGCGGCATGCTGGAGATGCATGAAGCCGGCGCCTATACCGTGGCGCAGGACGAGGCGAGTTCGGTTGTCTTCGGCATGCCGAAGGAGGCGATTGCAAAAGGCGGCGTCGACCGCATTCTGCCGCTCGATCAGATCGCCCGCGAAGTCCTGATAACGCAGCAGAAGTTCTGA
- a CDS encoding CheR family methyltransferase, which produces MSIAAVETQLPGDRISKRNFDKLAQFIYDYSGIKMPPTKLTMLEGRLRRRLRATNHSTFDDYCDFLFNHDGLAQETVYLIDVVTTNKTDFFREAKHFEYMQTVALPAIANSGVRTIRTWSSACSTGAEPYTIAMVLAEFAEGRRDVSYSVLATDLSTDVLQTARQGIYPEDLIAPVPRDLQRKYVLVAKQSGRKEVRISPKLRSRVGFARMNLMDDKYPVGDLMNVIFCRNVLIYFDKQTQAGVLSRLCDCLAKGGYLFIGHSESITGFDLPLKQVSNTVFQRI; this is translated from the coding sequence ATGAGTATCGCAGCTGTGGAAACCCAATTGCCGGGCGACCGGATCAGCAAGCGCAATTTCGACAAGCTTGCCCAGTTCATCTACGACTATAGCGGCATCAAGATGCCGCCGACCAAGCTGACGATGCTCGAGGGGCGGCTGAGGCGCCGCCTTCGCGCGACCAACCATTCGACCTTCGACGATTATTGCGATTTTCTGTTCAATCACGATGGGCTTGCACAGGAAACCGTCTACCTCATCGACGTGGTGACGACCAACAAGACCGACTTCTTCCGGGAAGCCAAGCATTTTGAATATATGCAGACCGTGGCGCTGCCGGCGATCGCCAATAGCGGTGTGCGCACCATCCGCACCTGGAGCTCGGCCTGCTCGACGGGAGCCGAACCCTATACGATCGCAATGGTGCTGGCGGAATTCGCGGAAGGCCGCAGGGATGTTTCCTATAGCGTGCTTGCCACCGATCTTTCCACCGACGTGCTGCAGACGGCGCGTCAGGGCATCTATCCGGAAGACCTGATTGCGCCCGTGCCGCGCGACCTGCAGCGCAAATATGTGCTGGTCGCCAAGCAGTCTGGCCGCAAGGAGGTGCGCATAAGCCCGAAGCTGCGCAGCAGAGTGGGGTTTGCACGGATGAACCTGATGGACGACAAGTATCCGGTTGGCGACTTGATGAACGTCATCTTCTGCCGCAACGTGCTGATCTACTTCGACAAGCAGACCCAGGCGGGCGTGCTCAGCCGCCTCTGCGATTGCCTGGCGAAGGGCGGCTATCTGTTCATCGGTCATTCCGAATCGATCACCGGCTTCGACCTGCCGCTGAAGCAGGTCTCGAATACGGTGTTTCAGCGTATCTAG
- a CDS encoding chemotaxis protein CheW, protein MIMATTSLEAQFVTFSLGDEIFAVPVEVVREILDYAEAFKIPNGPDYLLGLRNVRGQGVPTIDLRLKLGMTKTVPTPHTRVLVLDVPMESRLLTLGLVADRVFEVTPFRRDQIEAAPDIGVRWHSDYIAGVVRRENGFVVIIDLARLLSREDASALQSAA, encoded by the coding sequence ATGATCATGGCTACCACATCTCTGGAAGCGCAATTCGTGACCTTCAGCCTCGGCGACGAGATTTTCGCCGTGCCGGTTGAGGTCGTACGTGAAATCCTCGACTATGCGGAAGCCTTCAAGATTCCGAACGGTCCCGACTATCTGCTCGGCCTGCGCAACGTGCGCGGGCAAGGCGTGCCGACCATCGATCTTCGCTTGAAGCTTGGCATGACCAAGACCGTGCCGACGCCGCACACGCGGGTGCTGGTGCTCGACGTGCCGATGGAAAGCCGGCTCCTGACTCTGGGCCTCGTCGCCGACCGCGTCTTCGAGGTCACTCCGTTCCGGCGCGACCAGATCGAGGCGGCGCCCGACATCGGCGTGCGCTGGCATTCGGATTATATCGCCGGCGTCGTTCGCCGTGAAAACGGCTTCGTTGTCATCATCGATCTTGCACGACTCCTGTCGCGCGAGGACGCCTCGGCACTGCAATCGGCAGCCTGA
- a CDS encoding methyl-accepting chemotaxis protein gives MRITIKLKLAAAFGVVILLLVGSAIYGIISLSSLNDAVGSLISGPAKSLELALEAKTAELNAVRWQKNALLEMNPETAVKNYQNSAKSADDMLAFATSGQQLATTEGKPNWDRLIELAKRFSEGSARVAASQESGDRAGAAALSSGEVRAVVVELEEVFEALVSLQQKAMIQADNETEVLYGSTKNMLIVIAVGASVIAFAAALWIGLGVNSGLRKIMDVANAVAIGDLNQKVEIKSNDEIRDLVNTINVMTDNLRATADIATQIAGGDLRVSPKPLSEKDTLGIALEQMVERLRGVVADAISAAENVSAGSQELSASSEQVSQGASEQAASAEEASASMEEMAANIKQNADNAAQTEKIARQSAKDAEMSGEAVSRAVQAMRTIADKISIVQEIARQTDLLALNAAVEAARAGEHGKGFAVVASEVRKLAERSQSAAAEISSMSGDTVKAAQEAGDMLGRLVPDIRKTAELVAEISAACREQDVGAAQINEAIQQLDKVTQQNAGASEQMSATSEELASQAEELQASIAFFNVDAAGNRQSRTPAARMTVRSPAQGSARKPAAKKPANSVAGQQARVKGFALDLSMGGPDDGDAEFKESA, from the coding sequence ATGCGTATTACGATCAAACTCAAACTCGCAGCCGCATTTGGTGTCGTCATACTATTGCTGGTGGGTAGCGCGATTTATGGCATCATCAGTCTCAGTTCGCTGAACGACGCTGTCGGCAGCCTTATCTCCGGTCCTGCAAAAAGCCTCGAACTGGCTCTGGAGGCCAAGACGGCCGAGCTCAATGCGGTTCGCTGGCAGAAGAATGCCCTTCTGGAAATGAATCCCGAAACAGCGGTCAAGAACTATCAGAACTCGGCAAAGAGCGCGGATGATATGCTCGCCTTCGCTACAAGCGGTCAACAGCTCGCAACCACCGAGGGCAAACCTAACTGGGATAGGCTGATCGAGCTGGCCAAGCGCTTCAGCGAAGGTTCCGCCAGAGTTGCCGCAAGCCAAGAAAGCGGTGACAGGGCAGGGGCCGCAGCGCTTTCGTCAGGAGAGGTTCGCGCTGTCGTCGTGGAACTGGAAGAGGTGTTCGAGGCGCTTGTTTCGCTGCAGCAAAAGGCCATGATACAGGCTGATAACGAGACTGAAGTCCTCTATGGCTCTACCAAGAACATGCTTATCGTCATTGCGGTTGGCGCGTCAGTTATCGCTTTCGCGGCTGCATTGTGGATAGGCCTCGGCGTCAACAGCGGCCTGCGCAAGATCATGGACGTTGCCAATGCCGTCGCCATCGGCGACCTAAACCAGAAGGTGGAGATCAAGAGTAATGACGAGATCAGGGATCTCGTGAATACAATCAATGTCATGACCGATAATCTTCGAGCCACCGCCGACATCGCTACTCAAATCGCCGGCGGCGACCTGAGGGTCTCGCCGAAGCCGCTGTCGGAGAAGGATACACTGGGCATAGCGCTGGAACAGATGGTCGAACGGCTGCGCGGCGTCGTCGCCGATGCGATCTCGGCCGCCGAGAACGTCTCGGCCGGCAGCCAGGAACTTTCGGCAAGCTCCGAACAGGTGTCACAGGGTGCCAGCGAACAGGCAGCCTCCGCCGAAGAGGCTTCCGCCTCAATGGAGGAGATGGCCGCCAATATCAAGCAGAATGCCGACAATGCTGCCCAGACAGAAAAGATCGCTCGCCAGTCGGCCAAGGATGCGGAAATGAGCGGCGAAGCCGTTTCGCGCGCGGTGCAGGCGATGCGGACCATCGCCGACAAGATCAGCATCGTCCAGGAAATCGCCCGCCAGACCGACCTGCTGGCGCTGAACGCCGCCGTCGAAGCGGCGCGCGCCGGCGAACATGGCAAGGGCTTTGCGGTCGTCGCCTCCGAGGTGCGCAAGCTTGCTGAGCGCAGCCAGTCGGCGGCGGCCGAAATCAGCTCTATGTCGGGCGATACCGTTAAGGCTGCCCAGGAAGCCGGCGACATGCTCGGCCGCCTGGTGCCCGACATTCGTAAGACGGCCGAACTCGTGGCCGAGATCAGCGCCGCCTGCCGCGAGCAGGACGTCGGTGCGGCCCAGATCAATGAAGCGATCCAGCAGCTCGACAAGGTGACGCAGCAGAATGCCGGTGCCTCCGAGCAGATGTCTGCGACCTCCGAAGAACTTGCCTCCCAGGCCGAGGAACTGCAGGCCTCGATTGCCTTCTTCAACGTCGATGCGGCCGGCAACCGCCAGTCCCGCACGCCGGCCGCCAGAATGACGGTCCGCAGTCCGGCTCAGGGCTCCGCCCGCAAGCCTGCCGCCAAGAAACCGGCCAACAGCGTTGCCGGTCAACAGGCGCGGGTGAAAGGTTTCGCTCTCGATCTCTCCATGGGCGGCCCCGATGATGGGGACGCTGAATTCAAGGAAAGCGCATGA
- a CDS encoding methyl-accepting chemotaxis protein produces MRFTIKLKLGLAFGIMTLLLIGIAVYGSFSLGTLNEASSNMINGPMRRLELALNANIAEVNAIRAQKNALLSTDPDAAAGFYKEADQNLQAMFDAVDAGLAIASSEGKPHWEKLRSVGGKFREKSAELQQLDVRGDKAGALALSLGDLRAMTGDMVGAIAALTEIQRKGMQATDQSNSDLYNSTKLILTTASGLAVLVALGAALWITLGINNGLRKITSVANAVAIGDLNQKVDVRTNDEIKDLIETVNTMTANLRATAALADQIATGDLTTDAKPLSDKDSLGIAMQSMIANLRTTAGIANQIANGDLTVSPKPLSDKDALGLALEQMVERLRGVVADAISAAENVSSGSQQLSSSSEQVSQGATEQAASAEEASASMEEMASNIKQNADNAAQTEKIARQSAKDAEASGEAVARAVDAMRTIAQKIGIVQEIARQTDLLALNAAVEAARAGEHGKGFAVVASEVRKLAERSQSAAAEISAMSGDTVTAAQEAGEMLGRLVPDIRKTAELVSEISAACREQDIGAAQINEAIQQLDKVTQQNAGASEQMSATSEELASQAEELQTSIAFFKVDIAGGRRDRTQGAKMTVRSPAPAARRPAAKKPAADSVAGQQARVKGFALDLSMGGPDAGDDDFRESA; encoded by the coding sequence ATGCGTTTCACTATCAAACTGAAATTAGGTCTCGCTTTCGGGATCATGACGCTGCTGCTGATCGGCATTGCGGTTTATGGAAGCTTCAGCCTCGGCACATTGAACGAGGCGAGCAGCAACATGATCAACGGCCCAATGCGCCGGCTGGAACTGGCGCTGAACGCCAACATCGCCGAAGTTAACGCCATTCGGGCTCAGAAGAACGCTCTGCTTTCCACCGATCCGGACGCGGCCGCCGGTTTCTACAAAGAGGCTGATCAGAATCTGCAGGCCATGTTCGACGCTGTCGACGCCGGCTTGGCCATCGCCTCTTCGGAAGGGAAGCCGCATTGGGAGAAGCTGCGGAGCGTTGGCGGGAAATTCCGCGAGAAGTCCGCCGAGCTGCAGCAACTCGATGTCAGGGGTGACAAGGCAGGCGCCCTGGCGCTTTCACTTGGCGATCTCCGGGCGATGACCGGCGACATGGTCGGTGCGATCGCAGCCCTCACCGAGATCCAGCGTAAAGGCATGCAAGCGACCGATCAGTCGAACAGCGATCTTTACAATTCCACCAAGCTCATCCTCACCACAGCATCCGGGCTCGCCGTGCTTGTGGCGCTCGGCGCCGCATTGTGGATCACGCTCGGCATCAACAATGGTCTGAGAAAGATCACGAGCGTCGCAAACGCCGTGGCAATCGGCGATCTCAATCAGAAAGTCGACGTCAGGACCAATGACGAGATCAAGGACCTCATCGAGACGGTCAACACCATGACCGCCAATCTGCGCGCGACCGCCGCCCTTGCCGACCAGATCGCCACGGGCGATCTGACCACCGATGCCAAGCCTCTCTCGGACAAGGACTCGCTCGGGATTGCGATGCAGAGCATGATCGCCAATCTGAGGACCACGGCGGGGATTGCCAACCAGATCGCCAATGGCGATCTCACCGTGTCTCCGAAGCCACTTTCCGACAAGGATGCGCTGGGCCTTGCGCTGGAGCAGATGGTCGAGCGGTTGCGCGGTGTGGTCGCGGACGCGATTTCGGCCGCCGAGAACGTCTCCTCTGGCAGCCAGCAGCTCTCATCGAGTTCCGAGCAGGTGTCGCAGGGCGCTACCGAGCAGGCGGCTTCGGCCGAAGAAGCTTCCGCCTCGATGGAGGAGATGGCTTCCAACATCAAGCAGAATGCCGACAATGCCGCCCAGACCGAGAAAATCGCGCGGCAGTCGGCCAAGGACGCGGAAGCCAGCGGCGAAGCCGTCGCCCGAGCGGTTGATGCCATGCGCACGATCGCCCAGAAGATCGGCATCGTGCAGGAGATCGCCCGTCAGACCGACCTCTTGGCTCTCAACGCTGCCGTCGAAGCCGCACGCGCCGGCGAGCATGGTAAAGGTTTTGCCGTAGTGGCCTCGGAAGTGCGCAAGCTTGCCGAACGCAGCCAGTCGGCCGCTGCCGAAATCAGCGCCATGTCAGGCGACACAGTGACAGCCGCCCAGGAAGCCGGCGAAATGCTGGGGCGCCTGGTGCCTGATATCCGCAAGACGGCGGAACTCGTTTCCGAGATCAGTGCCGCCTGCCGTGAGCAGGATATCGGTGCAGCCCAGATCAATGAGGCGATCCAGCAGCTCGACAAGGTGACGCAGCAGAACGCCGGCGCCTCCGAACAGATGTCGGCAACGTCCGAAGAGCTCGCTTCGCAGGCGGAAGAACTGCAGACCTCGATCGCCTTCTTCAAGGTCGATATAGCGGGTGGGCGCCGCGATCGCACACAGGGCGCCAAGATGACGGTTCGTAGCCCGGCCCCTGCCGCTCGCAGGCCGGCGGCCAAGAAGCCGGCCGCCGACAGCGTTGCAGGCCAGCAGGCCCGCGTGAAGGGCTTTGCCCTCGACCTGTCGATGGGCGGCCCTGACGCCGGCGACGACGATTTCAGGGAGAGCGCATGA